TAATCCCCTACGAAGACAAATGAGAGCTGAGAACTGATCAAGaattttatgatttatgaaGGGGGGTTGCAAACTTTAAGGGAGTAAGTATATATAATTTGTCTAATAACTCATCAAGTTTGGATTTGACGAGTTGGATTTGAACCTATTCTTTTTTCCCCATTTTAATTAAGCAAACTTTTGATTAAGTTGTGTCATCTCGGGCCTTTTGTTACCTCAATCTATTTGAACCCATCAATATTTTCTGATATCGTAGCGTTCAACTTGGACGCACctcaattaattttacatgATACCTCCATGGCCGTCTCAACGATATttgtggcctaaagccaaactcTAATGCGGGGCTTTTAGCTTAAATCAACTATATATATGattgtttgaaatttatttttctatcttttttaGATGTTATTAacaattttattataatatctttttttatgccaacaaattttgactttttctttgaaattacCTAGGATGAAGAAAAACTAACACAAAAACATactagtaaaagaaaaaattggggCCCCATGAGTAACTATCAGTCAACTTAAAGTAAAGGAAATGTTGTCGTTCCTttttctatacaaaaaaaaaaaaacttggatgttttctttaaaaatacttaaataaaaaagagaaacaCATAACTGAAATAATTAATAACAAAAGTGGGGCCCTCATAATTATGGGGCCTAAGGCGTATGCCTTAGTGGCCTTTCATTGGAGCCACCCTAGATACATGCTACTTCTTACACCTCCCTTGCTCTCGTGCCTGCCCTCCACGCTGACTCTTcgataatattttgatatacttactaaacactaaaaaaaaataaaaaaatgaaaccaCTGAATTTTCAGAAAAACATACCAAACACGATTACTTATAGCTATATATTTTTCCTACACTCTGATTTTATGCCCAATTGTAAACTATCTAAGCATATTCAACGCGCTAAGGTCCTGGGAAGTTTCATAGAAACGTCAATTgaccaaataaaaagaaagcCAAAACACCACTTGAGTTCCTCAACATATGCAAATTATTAATATCCAGCTACAAAAAGTAGAAGAGAAAACATGTAGCACACCTTTTAATTAATGTATTCAACATGATGAGTCAATACATTGGCTTTGGAAGGTGGCTTTACGTACTGGCTAATTAATTCTTGAGATTTTTAAGTATGGTTGCTTGATATATCATTCCTATTTCCtaaaaaagatggaattattCAATCGAAGTATGATCTTTCCcttcttcttcctttccctTTATTCTATTCACGTGCACACTTCCTTCCAAAaacaatactccctccggtccaTTTTACTTCTCGCCCCTACTAATAATAAAtggtccaaaataattataacttTACGCTTACTCAATAATTGTGGAGATAGATTAATGTGGTGTAAAAGGAAGTAGTATTaatttgagataaaaaaaactaaataagaataatatagtcaaattactttttaattaatgtttcttaagggacatgccaaaaaaaatcATGACAAGTGAAATGGACCGAATGGAgtattaacaaaaaaataaaacaaaagagGATATATCACTTTGTGAAATGTTAAATAATGATGATAGAAAACGCCTTAATATCACTTTAAATTTACATATATTCTATCTTGAACTTGATACCTTTTATTAGGTACGCACTCAAACTATCGTTAGTACTAAATACCTCCTAACGTTGGTATTATGGAAGACATGACTTTATTAGGGGATATTTAGGACCAATAATAGTTTGAGTGTGCACCTGATAAAGGTGTCAAATTCACAAGGATCCCCAAAAATTATCTCAAATGTAAAGTATGAAgtttaattattttcaaatttagaagtgctattttttttaataaactaGAAAGCGAAGTATATTGAAACAGGAAGAGTTAGTATAAAATGTTTTCAGAGTAACTAGAATTTTGATCGCAATAAAGTTTAATTTTGAATCTAACTTTGCCATTGGTTAAGTTATGATAGCCATTTTTTTCGTCAAAGCATGATGATATCCAACAACTAGCCTGTTGAAACAGCTGCAAGTACATACTTGTTGTGCAATGAGCTGGACGGCAACATGTTTATTTTGGTTGAATCTTTTTtagttgaaaaacaaaaattacttTATTCCTAATATGTGGAAGAACCCTGAAGCTGCTGAGGCCTGAGGGTCATCGTGCCTGCTTGTtgatgaggggtaattttgacATTTCGgaatttttttggttaaaagaCATTGTATTTAGGTGTTACATTTTCCTTCTTGAACCATAAAGTGCATAAGTTACTTTATTAAAAGATGAGTCCACACTAGAATTTCTATGCTAGAGGCTGCATTTGCAGCCTTTTCAAATGACTCATAAAAAACGTGGGCCCCTCTAAAACTTTGGTGTGAAAGTCTCTTATTGCAGGTTTTACTTGTCCATCTATCAACagcttttttaataaaaaatagccTACACATCAGCCTTTAtcaaaattacttttttcactAAGTAACGTCACTTAGCCTAATATGATTGCAATGTTTAATgttcaaaaaagaaataaagataaataTCTACTATATTAAGTTTCTAATTATGAAGCATCAAAATagccaaaataatttattagtaAATACATAATTATGATAGTTCAAGTAAAAATAAAGGATAGAAGGAGTATTTTATATCACATTTCCCATGTTAGATGACACCATAGACTCATATAATTACCCTATATATGAGACATTGATTTATAATAAATACCTAGAGTTTGAACTGCATAATTCaaattttgtaaataatttttggagTATGAACCGTGTTAATATTGTTTCCACGAATATTTTATGTAGTCCATGTATTTcaagttatgcatatatgtgaaGTTTAAAGATTTTCACATTTTAATCTAGGAGTATGATCGTTCAAATGACGTTTTCGGatttaaaaaaagtaattaaagttCAATTAGTTTTGAAATGTCAGTTAAGGTTTGATTAGCAGTTTCAAAAATGATTATTAACAtatttgtttcaaaatataaGAATAAGGTTACATTACTTGAAACAAATTGTTAAATCTCTGCTcccaaaattataaaatattattaacatATGTTGGGCCGGTATATCTAGTGTGTATATATGCACCCAATGGCATATTCAGTATTTTTGCCTTGGCATCTTACCTTAGTGGAACTATACTGTGGGTGACCAGAGAAATTTTTACTGCTGTGATGGCACTCAGTGGCAGCCATGAGTTTTCTGTCTATTGTCATTTCTTGCTGCATTActgaaaaattattattttctattaAAATTTCTCATTAAAAAATATTCAATGACTATTCTCATTGAATGacggtgaattttttttaactagtagtgtttttatatgaaaaaattaaaaatcatcaCAGCATTTCATTAAATACCTGTTTATCAGCATGCGATTTTCAATGATCTTATTTGTTGGAaataaattgagaaaattatattttataacaCACAAAGTTTCCACCGAACGACGGTGGAAAACCTCTGTGTCTAATAGTGTGCTAACTTGCCTAATTTTGCAGTTATGTTTTAGTCTAACTAATAGTTGACAGAATCTGAAACAGGGAAAACACTGGGAAACTCAACAAGTTGTAGTGCTTTGTTTTAATTTTACTATCTTCTGATCGCTGAAAACTTGTAAATCAAACTGAATTGGAGTAGTATTCAAATGATTAAATATATGTGTAACTAAACTTAGAAAATGCTTCCCATATACAGAAATCAAAAAAGACTAACAAGAACTAAACAGCTGAGTGCCGCCTAATTACTGAACTAAACATCCTGGAAGAAGTATCAAATTATCCCCTTCAAGATACATCATTGTACCATGAAACAACTATATCTTTCAACCTAGATTTCAGTTCTTTCCATTGACAATCCTCAAATTCTGATCCTCCATTTACAACCTTAAACTCCACTAACCATAACTCCTTTGCCACCTCCAAAATCTCCATCAACAAAACAACTCTACCTTTAACCAATCCAATTCCCCCTTTCTTCCTTCTTTCCACTCTATACCCTTCATCTTTCCCAATCTTCatcactttctcttcaaccttcattACTTCTACATTCGTCGTAAATCTCATTTCCTTCTTATTCAAACCCGCTTCAAATAAACCCGATAAATCCAACCCTGAAGACATTGAAATAATATCAAAAGCATTCATTCTCTCCATGTGTTTACTTTCCTTCTCTAAAATCCCTTCACCAAAAAACTTCTTCCTACTTTGTTCTTCTTGTTTCATCGACGATGATTTCTTAAACCACGTAGTATTCATCAGTTCCTCAATACTATACCTCGTATCAGGGTTAGGATCAAGAAGCCTGTTTATTATTCTCCGAGCTGGCTTGGAAACCCAATCAGGAAACTGAAATTCACGACGATGTATAGCTTTATACATATTAGGCAAATTGGAATCATCGAACGGTAAACTTCCAGCAAGAAAAACATAGAGTATAACCCCACATGACCAAGCATCCGCTTTAGCTCCGTTATATCCTTTTCTATACACTACTTCAGGTGCACTATAAGCCGGTGTACCACACGCTGTATGAAGAAGACCGTTCTGTAACTGCTCAGGCAAAGCAGAGAGACCAAAATCGGAGATTTTAAGGTGACCATCTTTGTCCAGGAGCATGTTTTGAGGTTTAATATCGCGATGCGCGACACCATTTTGATGACAGAAGTGTAAGGCAGAGACAAGCTGATGGAAATAAAACCGGGCAGTTGATTCAGAAAACCGGCCACCACGTCGGTTTAATTTCGTAAAAAGCTCACCACCGTGTGCGAGTTCCATAACGAAGTATATTTTGGTTTTAGTAGCCATGACTTCGTGGAGTTTAAGGATGTTTGGGTGGTGATTAAGACGTTTCATAGCGGAGACTTCTCGGATTATACGAGGTTCCATTGAAGCATCAATGGTAGTAATGGTTTTATTGATAACTTTAACGGCAAATTCTTTGTTGTCGTCTAAACAACGAGCATGGTATACTTTAGCAAAGCTACCACGGCCTAAAAGGCGTGTAAGTTGGTATTTATTGAGGATTATTGACCCGGATCCGGCATTGTCGGAGCTGGTAGTTCTTTTAATTTTGACGGAGGAAGGCGGTGGGGGTTGGGGTTGTTTTACATCCATGCCGGTGACGGCCAATGGAGGAGGAAAAAACGAGGAGGAAATGGCAAGGGATTGAAGGGACAggacaaagaagaaagaagaggtgAAGTTGGTTTTATACCAAGATTATTAGTTGGCTGTATCTGATCTGTCATTGCTCTATTTTTGGATTCTTTCTAGTGCGCGGGCATAAGTCGGCATTTGGAcatgaaaacaaaaaattattcactttatttgaaattttgaagttggagctGAAGATGAAGttatatt
This portion of the Lycium ferocissimum isolate CSIRO_LF1 chromosome 1, AGI_CSIRO_Lferr_CH_V1, whole genome shotgun sequence genome encodes:
- the LOC132063382 gene encoding CBL-interacting serine/threonine-protein kinase 7-like — encoded protein: MDVKQPQPPPPSSVKIKRTTSSDNAGSGSIILNKYQLTRLLGRGSFAKVYHARCLDDNKEFAVKVINKTITTIDASMEPRIIREVSAMKRLNHHPNILKLHEVMATKTKIYFVMELAHGGELFTKLNRRGGRFSESTARFYFHQLVSALHFCHQNGVAHRDIKPQNMLLDKDGHLKISDFGLSALPEQLQNGLLHTACGTPAYSAPEVVYRKGYNGAKADAWSCGVILYVFLAGSLPFDDSNLPNMYKAIHRREFQFPDWVSKPARRIINRLLDPNPDTRYSIEELMNTTWFKKSSSMKQEEQSRKKFFGEGILEKESKHMERMNAFDIISMSSGLDLSGLFEAGLNKKEMRFTTNVEVMKVEEKVMKIGKDEGYRVERRKKGGIGLVKGRVVLLMEILEVAKELWLVEFKVVNGGSEFEDCQWKELKSRLKDIVVSWYNDVS